A region of the Burkholderiales bacterium genome:
GCTCTCCGGCGGGCCGCCGCGCCCGCAGGAAAACCGCGGCGGTCTTCAGGATCTGCCCCACGCCGACATGGCGCGTCCAATCACCCGTTATGCGCGCACGGTGCGCGAACCCGCACTGGTGCTGCAAGAACTGGACGAAGCGGTTTCGCGCGCCTTCGGTCAGGGCGGTGAGCCGGGACCGGTCTATCTGGACTTTCCGACCGACACGCTGCGCGCGGAGGTGCCGAAGCCGCTGCAGCTCGAAGAACACTTCCGGGTGAAACCGAAGCCGGTGCTGCTGCCCAACGACAACGACGTGTCGGCAGCGGTGGAACTGCTGTGGTCGGCGAGGCGCCCGCTGGTGATCAGCGGTCGCGGCGCGCGCGGTGCGGCGCGGGAGTTGCGCGCGCTTCTGGACGCGCTTGGCGCGCCTTATCTCGACACCGGCGAAAGCAAGGGACTCATTGCCGAAGATCATCCAAGCGTGGTCGCTGCAATGCGTGGCGCGGTGATGGGCCAGGCCGACGTGGTGGTGACCGTCGGCCGGCGGCTGGATTTCCAGCTTGCCTACGGTTCGCCGGCGGTGTTCGGCGAGGCGAAGTTTCTGCGCATCGGCGATGTGCCCTCGGAGATCCGCGACAACCGGCGCGGCGCCGTCGAGCTTTTCGCGCAGCCGGCGGCGGCGCTGGCCGCCATCGTGCGCAAGGCGGGCGGCCGCGCGCCCTCGGTCGACCGCGCCTGGGCCGATGGCCTGCGCGAGAGGCATCTGGAGCGCGCGCAGAAGCTCAAGGCCTCGATGAGCACCGCCGCCTCGGACGGTGAAGGACGCATTCATCCGAACCGGCTGCTCGCCGAGCTGCAGGCGCAGCTCAAGCCCGATGCGGTCATCATCGCCGACGGCGGCGATTTCCTCAGCTTCGCGCGCGTCGGTCTCGCCTGCTCGGTCTACCTCGATCCCGGCTCGCTCGGTTGCATCGGCATCGGTACGCCGTTCGGCGTGGCCGCCAGCCTGGCGCTCCCCGACAGGCAGGTGGTGGTCGCCACCGGCGACGGGGCGTTCGGCTTCAATGCGATGGAGATCGACACAGCGGTGCGTCACAAGGCGCCGGTGCTGATCGTGGTGGCCAACAACGGCGCCTGGCAGATCGAGGTGCACGACCAGAGCGACACCCACGGCAAGGTCGTCGGGACAAAGCTGCAGT
Encoded here:
- a CDS encoding thiamine pyrophosphate-binding protein; amino-acid sequence: MLPPPLTPDCTAGVIARFLKARSVDRIFALCGGHIMPIWMRADAEGIRIIDVRDERAAVYMAHAHSELTGGLGVALVTAGPGMTNAMTGIANAHVSRAPVLVLSGGPPRPQENRGGLQDLPHADMARPITRYARTVREPALVLQELDEAVSRAFGQGGEPGPVYLDFPTDTLRAEVPKPLQLEEHFRVKPKPVLLPNDNDVSAAVELLWSARRPLVISGRGARGAARELRALLDALGAPYLDTGESKGLIAEDHPSVVAAMRGAVMGQADVVVTVGRRLDFQLAYGSPAVFGEAKFLRIGDVPSEIRDNRRGAVELFAQPAAALAAIVRKAGGRAPSVDRAWADGLRERHLERAQKLKASMSTAASDGEGRIHPNRLLAELQAQLKPDAVIIADGGDFLSFARVGLACSVYLDPGSLGCIGIGTPFGVAASLALPDRQVVVATGDGAFGFNAMEIDTAVRHKAPVLIVVANNGAWQIEVHDQSDTHGKVVGTKLQFSDHAQMARAFGMHAERVERAEDLKGAIARALDNRPALLDVVVSPEARSSDGKSGLAWVPDLQPLAAWDDAERSWRSAVRHR